In the Desulfosporosinus acidiphilus SJ4 genome, GTTGGGATAGGGTCGGAGATAATAATTTCAACATGCGCTGGTTTGATCAGGAAACCGTTTTCTTCCATAATCTTATAAGAACCACGAATGGTAAGGGGGACAATGGGAACTCCGGCCTTTAATGCTAATTTGAGGCTTCCTGGTTTAAAGTCACCTAAGGTCTCGCACTTGCTTCGCGTTCCTTCCGGGAAGATAACCATGGAATAACCTTCTTTTAAATTGATAGCGGCTTGATTAATGACTTTGAGTGATTGCCTAATGTCAGAACGGTCCATAAAAACACATTGCATATGAGTCATCCAAGTGCGAATCAGCGGTATTTTAAGCAGTTCGATTTTAGCGATAAAGGCTTTAGGCTTATTTATGTAACCTAAGAGCAGGGGGATGTCGAAGTTTCCTTGGTGATTACTAACAAATAAGACCGGGCCGGAAGGGATCTTTTCTTCACCGGAGATTGTAACCGTCACGCCGGCACACTTTAACAAGGACCGAGCCCATTTTTTAGCAATTTCCGAGGTGAGCTTGTCCCGCTCAGAGATTCGCCCCATTTTGGACAAGTGATTTATCCTCATGAGTACGGGCTCAATAGCGATAAGATAAAGCCAAAAGTAAGCAAACCAGATAATTGTACGGATCATTATTATTTTCTCCTCGTTGTTTGTTTTAAAGATATTATAGCTTAGGAAACAGATTGTTGAAACAGTTTATTATGAAAGGTTACCCCTTGCCATTCTTTTTATAAAATGCAAGGAGATTTCACAAGGAGATTTATGGTTCGCCTGACGCATAGGCATCATTACAGCCTCAAGTGTCCATCATGAATTAAGATGTAGAAAATATGACCCTATTGTCATATAATAGGTTCTGTCATACGAAAGAGGGGTCTATATGCAGAATTTATATCTCGCAATAGTTGCCATAATGATAATAACCATATCCTCGCTGATATTCTTATACTTATATAAAGAAAAAAAGAAAGAAACTAGTTTTTTAAATTCTCAATTGAAATTCAAACAAGAGATTTTTATTGAAATATTTAATAACTCTCAAAATGGAATTTTGATTGTGGATCAGAAAGGAACAATCCTTAATTTCAATAAACCCTTTGAAAGAATTTTTGAGTTCAAGGAATCAGAAATTGTGGGTTTGAATGTTGGCGATGTGATTTTTGGTTCGGAAAGAAATGAATTTCTTGACATAAGGAATAAAGTTATCCAGGGGAAGGCAATAATGTCCAATACATTGTGTCTTGAAAGAAATGGCTTATCTACCGAAGTTCGCTTATTGGCTTTTCCGGTTAAACTCGAAATGGGTGAAATGAGAATTTGTTTAGTATTTAATGCCCTTGCTTATACGAATAGTTCCTTGAAAGATTTAGAGTTACAAAAAGTATATTTTCGTCAACTCTTTGAAA is a window encoding:
- a CDS encoding lysophospholipid acyltransferase family protein, whose translation is MIRTIIWFAYFWLYLIAIEPVLMRINHLSKMGRISERDKLTSEIAKKWARSLLKCAGVTVTISGEEKIPSGPVLFVSNHQGNFDIPLLLGYINKPKAFIAKIELLKIPLIRTWMTHMQCVFMDRSDIRQSLKVINQAAINLKEGYSMVIFPEGTRSKCETLGDFKPGSLKLALKAGVPIVPLTIRGSYKIMEENGFLIKPAHVEIIISDPIPTSNLTKDQANELPDRVYAIIDHSLTQVSSTVA